CATTCGGAAGGGACCTGAACAAGTATGTTACAAATTGTAGTGTACACAAACGCTTCATGACGGTGTGTATTTACAGATAGTAGATTACTCTTTGACTAATCCAGACAAAATGATGTGGAGAGAAAGACGAACTATGGAAGTGGTGGACATTCAAAAACAAACAGAGCAGACCAATTCACTTTGTTCATGATTCAAAAGCTATTTCGAGACTTACATGAAAAATGCAAAACAATTTATTAAGTCCACCAaaccacggaaaaaaaaaaaaaaaaaaaatccacacaaaaataaaacgaaagattCTTCACGGAGTCAACTTACAAACTGCTGATGCCATAATTAATAATGTCACGTAATTCCAATATCAAAACTTCAATTGGAATATGTTCTTCTACACTTTGAGAAGCCAGACTCATAGCAATGAATACGCTACGTGCACAAAATAGACATAAATATAGCTTATTCTTGAGCCTTGTATAGcgtctgtcctcggtcagagaccaagttctaaacgCTTTACTAAGACGGAGTcttctgcacaacaggctgtctacctgggtacagATATATTTTGCCTGAAAGCTTCTTCAGGCGCTCATTATTCAATCATATAAACGAAGAGAAGGCAGATACCTAGACAATAAGATAAGGATTGACAGAATACAGATAGAGatcgacatacagacacaacgaAGACACGGTACCTTCATAAATCCGATGTAGGTCATAGCCAGACGCAGGGTCTCGATACGGGACAGACGCTTCTCATAGTTGAAGGCGGGCAGACGCTTGCGGAGCTCGTCGAAAGCTGTGTTCAGGTGGAACATCCTCCTCCGCTCCCGGACGTTGGCCGCCTTGCGCTGGGTCACCGACTGCACGCGCCGCCTCTTGGGTTTCCCGGTACTGGGCGCGGAGCCGccggagggtgaggaggaggacgaggaggaggaggaagaccccGAGGCCCTGGTCAAGGGAGGCAGGTAGCGCTGGGCGGAGGAGGAAGTGAGGACGTTGCTGGGATCCTCCACCAGGGCGGGGGcggcagggtggtgggggtgatggtgggggtggtgccagagggtgggggaggaggcgtAGAGGTCGGAGTGGGgggccacccccacacccccggcgGACGAGGGGAAGGAGGTGTGGTAGAGGGGCACGGGGGCCAGGTCTGGCCGGTCCGAAAAGGTGTAGAAGGTTTGAACCCCGGGGTCCGCCGTGACCCCCGCGTGCTGCCAGTCTGCCAGGTCCGGGTAGTAGTGGGGGGGCTGCTGGGGGTGGAGGTCCAGGGGGAAGGCGGAGGAGGTGGCGCTCTGGCTGTATGACGTCATGTCCAGcatggaggtgggcgggggggcggtgagggtggtgaggtgagggtggggttccGGGTAGGACTCGTCCACCACACCAGGCTGTTGTTGCTCCAGCTTGCCTTCCATGGCTGTGGTCTGCACGTCTGCTGCTCTAGCGGCTTCCGATACAAAGCGCTGGCCTCACTGACCACTCAGCACTGCCGTGGATactgttttcttccttcttttcttcttcttacaaaGTTCTCTCACAACATCATCACTTTGCAATTAGAGAAAACAATGTCAAGTCTCCTTTCATAAACTTTTTTTCATTAAGTCGGAATGTCTGAGGTCAAAACCGAAAGCTGTGGTGAAGTCAATAAGCCACTGGTGTCAAAATCGGAAATCTGAAAGTAAAGTACGAAGCCTTTGGCTGAAGTCAGCAACTGGTGTCGCAAATTGGAAATCAGTATGAAAGTCAACGACTTGTCGTATAGTTTCAACCCGTTTTAGGATTTGACCTTTTGTCGTAAAGTCCGCCACCAACTGTCACCTTGCAaagtagatagatatagatggaggaggatggtgcgcgcacacaaacatcaacaagtGTCAGGACTTGGGGAGGGAGGTTTCAGGCTGTGCACTCTGCAACCTGTTCCCACCCAGCAAAAACCACCACGACAGCTTGGCCCAAGGCacggaggatgatggtgatgatgtggtgggGTCGGTGTGTGCCAGTGATGGctctgctctgctgtgctgtgctgggatgtcgtgtggtggcggcggcggtggtggtggtggtggtggtgacggcggtAATGGCTGGCAGTCCGGAAAAGCTGTGACTCTTACCTGCTGTCACCCGGGCAACAACCGTTACCT
The sequence above is a segment of the Babylonia areolata isolate BAREFJ2019XMU chromosome 19, ASM4173473v1, whole genome shotgun sequence genome. Coding sequences within it:
- the LOC143293508 gene encoding uncharacterized protein LOC143293508 — encoded protein: MEGKLEQQQPGVVDESYPEPHPHLTTLTAPPPTSMLDMTSYSQSATSSAFPLDLHPQQPPHYYPDLADWQHAGVTADPGVQTFYTFSDRPDLAPVPLYHTSFPSSAGGVGVAPHSDLYASSPTLWHHPHHHPHHPAAPALVEDPSNVLTSSSAQRYLPPLTRASGSSSSSSSSSSPSGGSAPSTGKPKRRRVQSVTQRKAANVRERRRMFHLNTAFDELRKRLPAFNYEKRLSRIETLRLAMTYIGFMKDVMTGQDPRKVKLRGTGSDAGSDLSHIDMESCTSEDPHHEDVES